In Thermoanaerobaculia bacterium, the genomic stretch TTCTCGAATTCGCGCGGGGAGGGCTTCGAGAACGCGCTCGCCGAGATGGTCGCGCGCGACCTCGGCCGGCCGCTCGTGTACTTCTGGTGGCCGCAGCGCCGAGGTTTCGCCCGGCAGACCCTCCGGAGCGGGCGATGCGACCTGGTCATGGGCGTCCCGTCCTCGTACGCGCTCGCGCTGACGACCGCCCCCTACTACCGCTCCACGTACGTCTTCGTGACGAGGCGCGACCGGAGTCTCGGCATTCGTTCCTTCGACGATCCGCGGCTGGCGAGGCTCCGGATCGGCGTCCACGTCGTGGGGGGGGCCGATTCCGGAATGCCGCCGGGTCTCGCGCTCGCCGAACGCGGCATCGTGAGAAACGTGGTCGGCTATTCGCTGCTCGGCGACTACGCGAAACCGAATCCTCCGGCGGAGCTGATCGATGCGGTCTCCCGCGGAGACGTGGACGTGGCGATCGCCTGGGGGCCGCTCGCCGGGTATTTCGCGAAGCGGTCGGCCGTTGCGCTCGAGATCGTTCCGGTCTCGCCGGCGATCGATCTTCCGTTCCGGCCGTACGTCTTCGACATCGCGATGGCGGTCGACCGCGGCAACACGCCGCTTCGCGACGAGATCGACGCCTTCATCGAGCGGCGGCGCGACGGGATCCGGCGCGTTCTCGAGAGCTATGGGGTGCCGCTCGTCGAGTGAGCGGCCGATGAGGGGCTGATCATGGAGAAGCGAATCGGGGTCGTCGGCGGGCTGGCACTGGTTCTCGCCGCCGCCGCATGCCAGGCGAAACACGACCAGACCGCGAAGGCCGGCGCGGTGCCCGCGATCTGGATGCCGATCGGGCCGGTGCCCGGCCCCGGAGTCGCGGGGCCGGGGCCGGCGAACCCGTACGCCGGGGACGCGGCGGCGGCGATGGACGGCCGCCACCTCTTCGACCGGTACAACTGTTCGGGCTGTCACGGGACGCATGGGGGCGGCGGGATGGGGCCGAGCCTGCGCGACGAGCGGTGGATCTACGGGAACAAGGACGCGAACATCTTCAGCAGCATCGCCGAGGGTCGCGCGCACGGCATGCCCTCCTGGGGCGTGAGGATCCCGGACGACCAGGTGTGGAGGCTCGTCGCGTACATCCGGTCCCTTCGGACGCCGAACGAGCCGGACCCTCCGAGGTGACCGTCCCGGCCCGTTCCGCGGAAGCCCCGCCCGTCCCGCGGCGCATTCCGGCGCTGTCGGACTGGCTCGCGCTTTCGAAGGCCCGGATCGTCGCGATGGTGCTCGTCACCGCGGCCGCCGGATACGGCGCCGCGGCGCCTCGCTTCCGCGCCGGGGTCTTCGCGGCGATGCTCGCCGGCACCGCGCTCCTGGCCGCCGGAACGAACGCCTTCAACGAGCTCGTCGAGCGCGACCGGGACGCGAGGATGGCGCGGACCCGCCGCCGCCCGATTCCCGCGGGCCGGATCTCCCCGGCGGCCGCGGGCGCATTCGCGGGTGCCGCCGCCGCGGCGGGCGCCGTCGTGCTCGCCGTCTTCGTTCATCCGCTCGCGGCCGCCCTCGGCCTCTTCACTCTCGCCTCGTACGTTCTCGCCTACACGCCGCTCAAGCGCACGACGACCGCATGCACGATCGTCGGCGCCGTTCCGGGGGCGATTCCTCCGCTGATCGGCTGGACCGCCGCGACGGGAGGGATCCACGCGGGAGGCGCGCTGCTGTTCGCGATCCTCTTCTTCTGGCAGATGCCGCACTTCCTCGCGCTGAGCTGGATTCACCGCCGCGATTACGCCGCGGCGGGATTTTCGATGACGTCGGTCCGCGACGCGTCCGGCGCCGCCGTCTCCTTCGATGCGCTCCTCCACACCGGCGCTCTGCTCGCCGTGACGGCCGCGGCGACGCTCCTCTCGGGCGGTTCGCGGTGGCCGTTCGCGATCGCGGCCGTCGCGGGATCGGCGCTTCTCGGCGCCGCGATCCGCTTCCGGGCCTCGCGCACACCGGCGCGCGCCCGCGCGCTTTTCGCGGCCTCGAACGCATTCCTTCCCGCGGCGATGGCGGCGATCGTCCTTTCCGGGCTCCCGCCGTTCTGAACACGGTCCGCCGGAAGCGCGAAACCTTTATCGTTTCTGTTCCGTCTCACGAAGCAGAGGAGGAGAACGCGCTGCGCAACTGCGTAAATGCGGTACGCCGATGACCGGAT encodes the following:
- a CDS encoding quinoprotein dehydrogenase-associated putative ABC transporter substrate-binding protein, producing FSNSRGEGFENALAEMVARDLGRPLVYFWWPQRRGFARQTLRSGRCDLVMGVPSSYALALTTAPYYRSTYVFVTRRDRSLGIRSFDDPRLARLRIGVHVVGGADSGMPPGLALAERGIVRNVVGYSLLGDYAKPNPPAELIDAVSRGDVDVAIAWGPLAGYFAKRSAVALEIVPVSPAIDLPFRPYVFDIAMAVDRGNTPLRDEIDAFIERRRDGIRRVLESYGVPLVE
- a CDS encoding c-type cytochrome, producing the protein MEKRIGVVGGLALVLAAAACQAKHDQTAKAGAVPAIWMPIGPVPGPGVAGPGPANPYAGDAAAAMDGRHLFDRYNCSGCHGTHGGGGMGPSLRDERWIYGNKDANIFSSIAEGRAHGMPSWGVRIPDDQVWRLVAYIRSLRTPNEPDPPR
- the cyoE gene encoding heme o synthase, with the translated sequence MTVPARSAEAPPVPRRIPALSDWLALSKARIVAMVLVTAAAGYGAAAPRFRAGVFAAMLAGTALLAAGTNAFNELVERDRDARMARTRRRPIPAGRISPAAAGAFAGAAAAAGAVVLAVFVHPLAAALGLFTLASYVLAYTPLKRTTTACTIVGAVPGAIPPLIGWTAATGGIHAGGALLFAILFFWQMPHFLALSWIHRRDYAAAGFSMTSVRDASGAAVSFDALLHTGALLAVTAAATLLSGGSRWPFAIAAVAGSALLGAAIRFRASRTPARARALFAASNAFLPAAMAAIVLSGLPPF